In Argopecten irradians isolate NY chromosome 11, Ai_NY, whole genome shotgun sequence, one DNA window encodes the following:
- the LOC138335236 gene encoding toll-like receptor 4, translating to MADTTISTLLTFCTLWTFRSSDALPVCCNTIERPGETHVICSGCRLLVVPKGLPSNTTSLDLSNNYFTSFERGSFPDLPLLKILHLQRNKLVRITSGAFDNVPNIEELDLTDNKLEQLSLDINVFETLKKLKEIKIQRNKFHIRKVYPGQALSAISNLEFLSIDIFQGFVFGNGFLNQTHLQNLYLSFQGNGTVSLLNDSFDGLKRSNIKVLSIKAPFKKIETNTLAPFGNLTTLKWRTLAVTLTFRDALQGLYGIRGRTMDLLSINRFRYIFTTGDDLRKSDMFNLGTICVRKLHMIGNAISTIGADAFIAWTTKTCIEELDVSDNMFYLPQPLTMLGLFRSLTCLRATHTEMNIVRKRSIFSRERTFFLPTNLTYVDMTDNSISGYLFNMTIAKNNLTVLKIGYSNKILRCSYAVVKGLIHLKELDISGVDCSEVHPNMFAEMPLLSRLTARKCNIERVLSRNTPAIFKGLHNLSLIDLSSNNLKFIHTHLLTDQKDTLKHLNLSGNHMDRIPTEILHNLTVLENLDISNNFITTLIYSHYTLLDEMKIKSNDFQIVLHGNPLVCTCENLEFLSWVEATNVIYKKRELLCMTSEGIEVPIAEFLETFEQFKDHCVSQTWLIVSFTLTFIFFVFGVLAREAWRRSVWLRVLCRHPAEATQYTNDLYISYCDEDHIWVRDTLAPWLDEKEIEFCCEDKDFIPGRDTADNIMDAIDASRQTVFVVSYASLEREWLLFTMRLTYEYSFRVGRENMNIFILLNDIKKSEFPKLIRNNWKIIRPLRWPNKSNTTLDKLTGAKNKFWERLSSQILRQNGEFKSKYVTETSL from the exons ATGGCCGATACAACGATATCCACCTTACTTACATTCTGTACACTGTGGACATTCCGTTCATCTG ATGCACTTCCTGTTTGCTGTAACACCATTGAAAGGCCTGGAGAGACCCACGTGATATGTTCCGGATGTCGTCTGCTCGTTGTACCTAAGGGTTTGCCGTCAAATACGACTAGTTTGGATCTAAGTAACAACTATTTTACTTCCTTTGAACGGGGTTCATTTCCGGATCTTCCACTGTTAAAAATATTGCATCTTCAAAGAAACAAACTAGTAAGGATCACGTCCGGAGCATTCGATAACGTCCCGAATATTGAAGAACTTGATCTCACAGACAACAAACTAGAACAATTATCTTTAGATATAAATGTCTTCGAAACCCTAAAAAAGCtaaaggaaataaaaattcaaagaaataaattccatattagAAAAGTTTATCCAGGACAGGCTTTGTCAGCCATTTCGAATCTTGAATTTCtttctatagatatttttcaGGGATTTGTGTTTGGAAACGGATTTTTGAACcaaacacatttacaaaatttataCCTATCCTTTCAAGGCAACGGTACCGTGTCTTTGTTAAACGATTCATTTGACGGACTTAAAAGATCAAATATAAAAGTACTTAGTATCAAAGCACCTTTCAAAAAGATCGAAACAAACACTCTTGCTCCCTTTGGAAATCTTACCACATTAAAATGGAGAACTTTAGCAGTCACTTTAACTTTCCGTGATGCCCTTCAGGGACTATACGGAATCAGAGGAAGAACAATGGATTTACTTTCAATCAATCGATTTCGATATATTTTTACTACTGGCGACGATCTAAGGAAATCTGATATGTTTAACCTGGGAACAATTTGTGTAAGGAAACTCCATATGATCGGTAATGCTATCTCAACAATAGGCGCAGATGCCTTTATCGCATGGACTACTAAAACATGCATTGAGGAACTAGATGTTTCAGACAATATGTTCTATTTGCCACAACCACTTACTATGTTGGGGCTTTTCCGTTCATTGACTTGCCTACGAGCAACGCATACTGAGATGAATATTGTTCGAAAGCGAAGTATTTTTAGTAGAGAAAGAACATTTTTCTTACCCACAAATCTTACCTATGTAGATATGACGGACAATTCGATTTCGGGGTATTTATTTAATATGACCATagcaaaaaataatctgactgTGTTGAAGATAGGTTATTCTAATAAGATTCTTAGATGTTCATATGCAGTTGTCAAAGGACTAATACATTTAAAGGAATTAGACATATCCGGAGTCGACTGTTCTGAAGTACATCCAAATATGTTTGCAGAAATGCCTCTTCTCTCTCGGCTGACTGCAAGGAAATGCAATATCGAACGCGTCCTTAGTCGGAACACACCCGCAATATTTAAAGGACTTCATAATCTGTCTTTAATCGATCTTTCCTCAAATAACTTGAAATTCATACATACACATCTGTTAACAGATCAGAAGGACACTCTCAAACATCTCAACCTTTCTGGAAATCACATGGACCGGATTCCTACAGAGATATTACACAATTTAACCGTATTAGAGAATCTTGATATTAGCAATAATTTCATAACAACATTAATCTATTCCCATTATACATTACttgatgaaatgaaaatcaaatcGAATGATTTTCAAATTGTGTTACATGGGAATCCGTTAGTATGTACATGTGAAAATTTGGAGTTCCTATCGTGGGTAGAAGCCACTAATGTGATATACAAAAAGCGAGAACTATTATGTATGACGTCAGAAGGAATTGAGGTACCGATAGCAGAATTTCTCGAAACTTTCGAGCAATTCAAAGATCATTGTGTTTCTCAAACGTGGCTTATCGTCTCTTTTactctaacatttatattcTTCGTGTTTGGTGTTCTAGCAAGAGAGGCATGGCGACGAAGTGTGTGGTTACGAGTGTTGTGCCGTCATCCGGCGGAAGCTACACAATATACAAACGATTTATATATCTCCTATTGCGACGAAGATCACATTTGGGTAAGAGATACATTAGCACCCTGGTTGGATGAGAAAGAAATCGAATTTTGCTGTGAGGATAAAGATTTCATACCAGGCCGAGACACAGCTGATAACATCATGGACGCTATAGACGCATCACGTCAAACTGTATTTGTTGTTAGTTATGCTTCTTTAGAAAGAGAGTGGCTACTATTCACCATGAGGTTAacttatgaatattcatttcgTGTTGGACgagaaaatatgaatatttttattttgttaaacgATATAAAAAAGAGCGAATTTCCTAAACTTATCCGGAACAACTGGAAAATAATCCGTCCTTTACGATGGCCAAATAAAAGTAACACGACTTTAGACAAATTGACTGGAGCCAAAAACAAGTTTTGGGAGAGATTGTCAAGTCAGATTTTAAGACAAAATGGTGAATTTAAATCTAAATATGTAACAGAGACATCTTTATAA